Genomic window (Dyadobacter fanqingshengii):
CCACGCAACCGCCGATAGGGCGATTGGCTTGGGGATTAACCCTGATAAGATTATTGTTATTAATAATGGTGTTGATAATGAACCCTTACATTTAAATCAGCATTCACAATCCACCCGTGAAGTGCTGGAAAAATACGCGGTTCCAACGGATCGTCCTTTGTTGGTAGCGGTTGGCAGACCGGTTAAGCGGAAAGGTTTTTCATGGTTTATACGCGAAGTCGTTCCCAGGCTTGATCCCCGCTTTTTTGTGTTACTAATCGGTCCATTTGACAACCATCCAGGTTTTTTCGAACGCTTGTTATCGCTTGTTCCAGGCAAGTTACGAGAACGCATCATGCTGTTTTTGGGCTTTGGATCGGATGCAGCCTCGATAAGATCTTTACTGGCAGATCATCAATTCAACAAGTCAGTTAAGCATCTCGGCCGGCTTTCTTACGAGGATAAAACGATGATATTGCAGTCTTCCGATGCATTTATTATGCCCAATATTCATGTAGACGGAGATATGGAAGGTTTTGGGTTAGTATGCCTTGAAGCCTCCATGGCAGGAGCACTGGTTTTTGCGGCGGACATCGACGGGATTCCGGATGCGATCCGGAATGGGAAAAATGGTTTTTTACTTCCAAGTCAGGATGCAGAAGTATGGGCTGCAAAACTCAACCAACTCATCGCCAATAAGGAAATTGTTAACAATAACAGAGAAGCTTTTCGAGCATTTACAATCGCAAATTATAGTTGGGACAAAAT
Coding sequences:
- a CDS encoding glycosyltransferase family 4 protein, with the translated sequence MEILFVSHKFPPSVGGMEKQSFELVTGMERYCRVHRIVFEGKGSILMFFLGLKREILRTCKAHPNITVIHFNDALLATICLHHKGYEHLKRTVTLHGLDVVFPSEIYRKRIFPKFNKFDLFMAVSHATADRAIGLGINPDKIIVINNGVDNEPLHLNQHSQSTREVLEKYAVPTDRPLLVAVGRPVKRKGFSWFIREVVPRLDPRFFVLLIGPFDNHPGFFERLLSLVPGKLRERIMLFLGFGSDAASIRSLLADHQFNKSVKHLGRLSYEDKTMILQSSDAFIMPNIHVDGDMEGFGLVCLEASMAGALVFAADIDGIPDAIRNGKNGFLLPSQDAEVWAAKLNQLIANKEIVNNNREAFRAFTIANYSWDKMVKAYYSALSE